Proteins found in one Populus alba chromosome 14, ASM523922v2, whole genome shotgun sequence genomic segment:
- the LOC118031454 gene encoding serine/threonine-protein kinase STY46 isoform X1 — translation MDLTEGVGESSSPPRSFGSFSNYDVRNDVYNRFIESGHEEAVSNPELFREHIDSHFNRLPASYGLDVNMDKVEDVLLHQKLLAMAKDPERRPVYHIRFLEKLRTTTEGNGEQQFITMTPIPRPVCDADDEGVVPSQKRIKDCKVEFEPWSKLEDLNLDVRKSSKDMEVRYHPGDVSRRQEVSHVPIHEFIFSTVDKPKLLSQLSALLSDIGLNIREAHVFSTTDGYSLDVFVVDGWPVEDTDDLYKAMEEAIARSEGSWSGSSHPCSSIDKASAAGAKPGDWEIDRRLLKIGERIASGSCGDLYRGVYFGQDVAIKMFRSEQLNDTQEEEFAQEVAILREVQHRNVVRFIGACTKSPHLCIVTEFMPGGNLYDYLHKNHSILELPQLLKFVIDVCKGMEYLHQKNIIHRDLKTGNLLMDTQNVVKVADFGVARFQNQGGVMTAETGTYRWMAPEVINHLPYDQKADVFSFAIVLWELVTAKVPYDSMTPLQAALGVRQGLRPDLPQKAHPKLLDLMQRCWETVPDKRPSFSEITVELETLLQESQESAEADNRN, via the exons ATGGATTTAACGGAAGGAGTTGGAGAGAGCTCTTCACCGCCGAGAAGCTTTGGTAGTTTTAGTAACTACGATGTGCGAAACGACGTGTATAATCGCTTCATAGAGAGTGGTCATGAAGAAGCCGTTTCTAATCCTGAGTTGTTTCGTGAACACATCGACTCTCACTTCAATCGCTTGCCTGCTAG tTACGGACTGGATGTTAACATGGATAAAGTGGAGGACGTTTTGTTACATCAAAAACTGCTTGCTATGGCAAAGGATCCAGAAAGGCGTCCTGTTTACCATATCCGTTTCTTAGAG AAACTTCGCACTACAACAGAGGGCAATGGTGAACAACAGTTCATAACTATGACTCCTATCCCAAGGCCAGTGTGTGATGCAGATGATGAAGGAGTTGTGCCATCACAGAAGAG AATCAAGGATTGTAAGGTTGAATTTGAGCCTTGGTCTAAGCTCGAGGATCTGAATTTGGATGTTAGAAAAAGTTCCAAGGACATGGAAGTGAGGTATCATCCAGGGGATGTTTCCAGAAG GCAAGAAGTTTCACATGTTCCAATTCATGAATTCATATTTTCTACTGTAGACAAGCCCAAGCTTCTTAGTCAG cTTTCTGCCTTGCTTTCTGATATAGGGCTTAACATCCGCGAAGCTCATGTATTTTCAACTACTGATGGTTACTCTCTGGATGTATTTGTGGTGGATGGATGGCCTGTTGAG GATACAGATGACTTGTATAAGGCTATGGAAGAAGCAATTGCTAGAAGCGAG GGTTCATGGTCTGGTTCTTCACATCCTTGTTCATCTATAGATAAAGCATCAGCAGCTGGTGCAAAACCTGGAGATTGGGAAATAGATAGAAGGTTATTGAAGATAGGAGAAAGAATTGCATCTGGTTCTTGTGGAGATTT GTACCGTGGAGTTTACTTTGGTCAAGATGTTGCCATTAAAATGTTTAGATCTGAGCAATTAAATGATACTCAAGAAGAAGAGTTTGCACAAGAAGTGGCAATTCTAAG GGAAGTCCAGCATAGAAATGTTGTTCGTTTTATTGGTGCATGCACAAAATCTCCGCATTTGTGTATAGTAACTG AGTTTATGCCTGGAGGAAATCTCTATGATTATTTGCATAAGAACCATAGTATATTGGAGCTCCCTCAATTGCTGAAGTTTGTGATTGATGTTTGCAAAGGAATGGAGTATTTGCATCAAAAGAACATCATTCATAGGGATTTGAAGACAGGAAATTTGCTTATGGATACTCAAAAC GTTGTCAAGGTAGCAGATTTTGGGGTTGCTCGGTTCCAGAATCAAGGGGGAGTAATGACAGCAGAGACTGGAACCTACAGATGGATGGCACCTGAG GTCATAAACCATCTGCCATATGATCAGAAAGCAGATGTATTCAGCTTTGCTATTGTGTTGTGGGAGCTAGTAACTGCAAAG GTTCCATATGATAGCATGACTCCACTACAAGCTGCCCTGGGAGTGAGACAG GGGCTGCGTCCTGATCTCCCTCAGAAAGCACATCCGAAACTATTAGACTTGATGCAAAGATGTTGGGAAACAGTTCCAGACAAGCGGCCATCCTTTTCTGAGATAACAGTTGAACTTGAAACACTTCTGCAAGAAAGTCAG GAATCTGCGGAAGCAGATAACAGGAACTGA
- the LOC118031454 gene encoding serine/threonine-protein kinase STY46 isoform X2, whose translation MDLTEGVGESSSPPRSFGSFSNYDVRNDVYNRFIESGHEEAVSNPELFREHIDSHFNRLPASYGLDVNMDKVEDVLLHQKLLAMAKDPERRPVYHIRFLEKLRTTTEGNGEQQFITMTPIPRPVCDADDEGVVPSQKRIKDCKVEFEPWSKLEDLNLDVRKSSKDMEVRYHPGDVSRRQEVSHVPIHEFIFSTVDKPKLLSQLSALLSDIGLNIREAHVFSTTDGYSLDVFVVDGWPVEDTDDLYKAMEEAIARSEGSWSGSSHPCSSIDKASAAGAKPGDWEIDRRLLKIGERIASGSCGDLYRGVYFGQDVAIKMFRSEQLNDTQEEEFAQEVAILREVQHRNVVRFIGACTKSPHLCIVTEFMPGGNLYDYLHKNHSILELPQLLKFVIDVCKGMEYLHQKNIIHRDLKTGNLLMDTQNVVKVADFGVARFQNQGGVMTAETGTYRWMAPEEERQMFFF comes from the exons ATGGATTTAACGGAAGGAGTTGGAGAGAGCTCTTCACCGCCGAGAAGCTTTGGTAGTTTTAGTAACTACGATGTGCGAAACGACGTGTATAATCGCTTCATAGAGAGTGGTCATGAAGAAGCCGTTTCTAATCCTGAGTTGTTTCGTGAACACATCGACTCTCACTTCAATCGCTTGCCTGCTAG tTACGGACTGGATGTTAACATGGATAAAGTGGAGGACGTTTTGTTACATCAAAAACTGCTTGCTATGGCAAAGGATCCAGAAAGGCGTCCTGTTTACCATATCCGTTTCTTAGAG AAACTTCGCACTACAACAGAGGGCAATGGTGAACAACAGTTCATAACTATGACTCCTATCCCAAGGCCAGTGTGTGATGCAGATGATGAAGGAGTTGTGCCATCACAGAAGAG AATCAAGGATTGTAAGGTTGAATTTGAGCCTTGGTCTAAGCTCGAGGATCTGAATTTGGATGTTAGAAAAAGTTCCAAGGACATGGAAGTGAGGTATCATCCAGGGGATGTTTCCAGAAG GCAAGAAGTTTCACATGTTCCAATTCATGAATTCATATTTTCTACTGTAGACAAGCCCAAGCTTCTTAGTCAG cTTTCTGCCTTGCTTTCTGATATAGGGCTTAACATCCGCGAAGCTCATGTATTTTCAACTACTGATGGTTACTCTCTGGATGTATTTGTGGTGGATGGATGGCCTGTTGAG GATACAGATGACTTGTATAAGGCTATGGAAGAAGCAATTGCTAGAAGCGAG GGTTCATGGTCTGGTTCTTCACATCCTTGTTCATCTATAGATAAAGCATCAGCAGCTGGTGCAAAACCTGGAGATTGGGAAATAGATAGAAGGTTATTGAAGATAGGAGAAAGAATTGCATCTGGTTCTTGTGGAGATTT GTACCGTGGAGTTTACTTTGGTCAAGATGTTGCCATTAAAATGTTTAGATCTGAGCAATTAAATGATACTCAAGAAGAAGAGTTTGCACAAGAAGTGGCAATTCTAAG GGAAGTCCAGCATAGAAATGTTGTTCGTTTTATTGGTGCATGCACAAAATCTCCGCATTTGTGTATAGTAACTG AGTTTATGCCTGGAGGAAATCTCTATGATTATTTGCATAAGAACCATAGTATATTGGAGCTCCCTCAATTGCTGAAGTTTGTGATTGATGTTTGCAAAGGAATGGAGTATTTGCATCAAAAGAACATCATTCATAGGGATTTGAAGACAGGAAATTTGCTTATGGATACTCAAAAC GTTGTCAAGGTAGCAGATTTTGGGGTTGCTCGGTTCCAGAATCAAGGGGGAGTAATGACAGCAGAGACTGGAACCTACAGATGGATGGCACCTGAG GAAGAAAGGCAAATGTTCTTTTTCTAA
- the LOC118031454 gene encoding serine/threonine-protein kinase STY46 isoform X3 produces the protein MTPIPRPVCDADDEGVVPSQKRIKDCKVEFEPWSKLEDLNLDVRKSSKDMEVRYHPGDVSRRQEVSHVPIHEFIFSTVDKPKLLSQLSALLSDIGLNIREAHVFSTTDGYSLDVFVVDGWPVEDTDDLYKAMEEAIARSEGSWSGSSHPCSSIDKASAAGAKPGDWEIDRRLLKIGERIASGSCGDLYRGVYFGQDVAIKMFRSEQLNDTQEEEFAQEVAILREVQHRNVVRFIGACTKSPHLCIVTEFMPGGNLYDYLHKNHSILELPQLLKFVIDVCKGMEYLHQKNIIHRDLKTGNLLMDTQNVVKVADFGVARFQNQGGVMTAETGTYRWMAPEVINHLPYDQKADVFSFAIVLWELVTAKVPYDSMTPLQAALGVRQGLRPDLPQKAHPKLLDLMQRCWETVPDKRPSFSEITVELETLLQESQESAEADNRN, from the exons ATGACTCCTATCCCAAGGCCAGTGTGTGATGCAGATGATGAAGGAGTTGTGCCATCACAGAAGAG AATCAAGGATTGTAAGGTTGAATTTGAGCCTTGGTCTAAGCTCGAGGATCTGAATTTGGATGTTAGAAAAAGTTCCAAGGACATGGAAGTGAGGTATCATCCAGGGGATGTTTCCAGAAG GCAAGAAGTTTCACATGTTCCAATTCATGAATTCATATTTTCTACTGTAGACAAGCCCAAGCTTCTTAGTCAG cTTTCTGCCTTGCTTTCTGATATAGGGCTTAACATCCGCGAAGCTCATGTATTTTCAACTACTGATGGTTACTCTCTGGATGTATTTGTGGTGGATGGATGGCCTGTTGAG GATACAGATGACTTGTATAAGGCTATGGAAGAAGCAATTGCTAGAAGCGAG GGTTCATGGTCTGGTTCTTCACATCCTTGTTCATCTATAGATAAAGCATCAGCAGCTGGTGCAAAACCTGGAGATTGGGAAATAGATAGAAGGTTATTGAAGATAGGAGAAAGAATTGCATCTGGTTCTTGTGGAGATTT GTACCGTGGAGTTTACTTTGGTCAAGATGTTGCCATTAAAATGTTTAGATCTGAGCAATTAAATGATACTCAAGAAGAAGAGTTTGCACAAGAAGTGGCAATTCTAAG GGAAGTCCAGCATAGAAATGTTGTTCGTTTTATTGGTGCATGCACAAAATCTCCGCATTTGTGTATAGTAACTG AGTTTATGCCTGGAGGAAATCTCTATGATTATTTGCATAAGAACCATAGTATATTGGAGCTCCCTCAATTGCTGAAGTTTGTGATTGATGTTTGCAAAGGAATGGAGTATTTGCATCAAAAGAACATCATTCATAGGGATTTGAAGACAGGAAATTTGCTTATGGATACTCAAAAC GTTGTCAAGGTAGCAGATTTTGGGGTTGCTCGGTTCCAGAATCAAGGGGGAGTAATGACAGCAGAGACTGGAACCTACAGATGGATGGCACCTGAG GTCATAAACCATCTGCCATATGATCAGAAAGCAGATGTATTCAGCTTTGCTATTGTGTTGTGGGAGCTAGTAACTGCAAAG GTTCCATATGATAGCATGACTCCACTACAAGCTGCCCTGGGAGTGAGACAG GGGCTGCGTCCTGATCTCCCTCAGAAAGCACATCCGAAACTATTAGACTTGATGCAAAGATGTTGGGAAACAGTTCCAGACAAGCGGCCATCCTTTTCTGAGATAACAGTTGAACTTGAAACACTTCTGCAAGAAAGTCAG GAATCTGCGGAAGCAGATAACAGGAACTGA